GTCATTGTAGGCGCCTGCACAGGAACAGATGCCCATACCGTTGGTATAGATGCGATTATGAACATGAAGGGCTTTGACGGAAACTACGGTCTAGAAAGATATAAGGGAATAGAAGCAATAAACATGGGAAGCCAGGTTCCAAACGAGGAACTTATAGCTAAGGCTATTGAAGTTAACGCGGATGCAATTCTTGTATCACAGGTTGTTACCCAGAAAGACGTTCACATAGCAAATCTTACTCAGCTTGTTGAAATGCTGGAAGCAGAAGGGCTGAGAGATAAAATTGTATTAGTGTGCGGAGGCCCTCGTATTTTTCATGATCTGGCACAAGAGCTGGGGTATGATGCGGGCTTTGGCTCTGGAAGTTTTGCAAACCACGTTGCTACATTCATAGTAAAGCAGATTGTGGAAAGAAATCTTGTATAAAAGTACACATAGGAGGACGAGAGTCCTTCTTTTTTTTGTGCGATAAAATATTCGGTTGCAAAGTTTCATATATATGGTGAAATTGTGTTCAGGTAATAAAAACGCCAACAGACCCAGCCGAAGAAAAATCGGGACGATTGGGAGCGATAAC
Above is a window of Sedimentibacter sp. MB35-C1 DNA encoding:
- a CDS encoding OAM dimerization domain-containing protein: MEGIQKVDLTKVKPYGDTLNDGMVQMSFTLPIPYGDEASEAARQLVSKMGFDEPAVVYSKDLGIGYTYFIMYGKCTHTVDYTSIEVPKVDMEFMDRYEIQDYIKENIKRDVVIVGACTGTDAHTVGIDAIMNMKGFDGNYGLERYKGIEAINMGSQVPNEELIAKAIEVNADAILVSQVVTQKDVHIANLTQLVEMLEAEGLRDKIVLVCGGPRIFHDLAQELGYDAGFGSGSFANHVATFIVKQIVERNLV